In Gammaproteobacteria bacterium, the genomic window CAGGTCAGTCACTATCAAATCAAACGGGTTCAGCAACTGCTCAACGGCCGTCCCAGAAAAGTGCTGAACTGGAAAACACCCTTTGAAACTTTCAACGAACTGTTGCATTAGGAACTTGAGGCCACCGACCAATACCAACCAGCAACACTATTCGGGGCAGGCGCAGCTTTCATATTTCTCGCAGATGTTCGGCATTACGGCGCTCACTCCGACCGCGGGTCTCGCGGCGCTGGTCGCCATCGTGCGCACATTGCTGGCGCGCCCCGAAGAGGTGCGCAGGACAGCGGACGATAGGGTCGCAGTCGGCAACTTCTACGGCGATTTGGTACGCGGCATCGTGCGCGTCACCATTCCGCTCGCCGTTGTCATGGCGCTGTTACTTGCATGGCAGGGCGTGCCCAGCACGTTCCAGGGCGCGGTAACCGTCAACACGCTCGACTCGGCGGCCGAGCTAACAGAGCAGCGCGTGCCAGTCGGCCCCGTCGCGCCCATGGTCTCGATCAAACAGCTCGGCACCAACGGCGGCGGCTGGTACGGGCCCAATAGCGCGGTATCGTTGGAGAACCCCACCCCGGGTTCCAATTTTCTCGAAACCGTCGCGATAGTTTTGATTCCCATCGCCTGCCTGTTCATGACAGGTTATCTCACGCGACGCATGCGGCTTGTCGGCGGCATTCTAGCGATCATGCTGGTGTTCTCGTGTCTCTTCTCCGGGCTCGCCATCTGGGCGGAAAATCAGCCCAATGCCGCCTTCGAAGGTCTCGCCGCGGAAGGAACGAACATGGAGGGCAAGGAAACACGCTTCGGCGCAACCGCATCGGCGCTATGGGGAGCGTTCACCACGCAGACTTCGAACGGCTCGGTCAACTCCATGCTCGACTCGTGGCATCCCGCTGGCGGCATGGTGTTGCTGATGGACATGCTCATCAACGCGACCTTCGGCGGCATAGGGGTCGGGCTGATTAATTTCATTCTCTATGTCCTGCTGGCCGCATTCCTGGGCTCTCTCATGATTGGGCGCGCGCCCGCGTTTCTGGGGCGAGCGCTGGAGACCAGGGAGATCAAGTTCGTCTCCATCGCGCTGCTGATTCAACCCCTGCTGATTCTCGGCATGACTGCGGCCACCTTCGCCTCCTCGGGGCTCGCGCAGAACTCCAATCCCGGTTTTCACGGGCTCTCGCAAGTGCTCTACGAATACACCTCGGCGTTCGCCAACAACGGCTCCGGTTTCGAGGGGCTTGGCGACGCGACGGTCTGGTGGAACGTCACCTGCTCGGTGAATCTTCTCCTCGCCCGTTTCATCCCCATCCTCGCGCCGCTCGCCGTCGCGGCTTATCTGGCGGAAAAGCGCCCGGCGCCGGCCGGCCGCGGGAGTCTTGACGTGGAGACGCCAACCTTCGGCGTGCTCACGATGGCCGTGATCGTGATGCTGGTGTTGCTCTCGTTCATGCCGGTGCTGGTGATCGGCCCCATTGCCGAATGGATGTCGCTATGAATGCTTCCGCCAAGTCGAGAGGAACGAGAATGAACGAGGCTCATAGTCAGTCACGAGACACAAACAGGCAGCGGCGTGGCGTGTTGACCATGACGCCTGATGTCCTAT contains:
- the kdpA gene encoding potassium-transporting ATPase subunit A; amino-acid sequence: MKLSTNCCIRNLRPPTNTNQQHYSGQAQLSYFSQMFGITALTPTAGLAALVAIVRTLLARPEEVRRTADDRVAVGNFYGDLVRGIVRVTIPLAVVMALLLAWQGVPSTFQGAVTVNTLDSAAELTEQRVPVGPVAPMVSIKQLGTNGGGWYGPNSAVSLENPTPGSNFLETVAIVLIPIACLFMTGYLTRRMRLVGGILAIMLVFSCLFSGLAIWAENQPNAAFEGLAAEGTNMEGKETRFGATASALWGAFTTQTSNGSVNSMLDSWHPAGGMVLLMDMLINATFGGIGVGLINFILYVLLAAFLGSLMIGRAPAFLGRALETREIKFVSIALLIQPLLILGMTAATFASSGLAQNSNPGFHGLSQVLYEYTSAFANNGSGFEGLGDATVWWNVTCSVNLLLARFIPILAPLAVAAYLAEKRPAPAGRGSLDVETPTFGVLTMAVIVMLVLLSFMPVLVIGPIAEWMSL